The DNA segment GCTCCGCGCCATGCCGGCGCAGGCTGGTGAGCACTGCCTCCAGCGCGCCCGGTGTATGCGCATAATCCACTACCGCGACCGGAGTCCCTGGTTGGCCAAAGCGCTCCATGCGTCCGGGCACCGGGCGGACGACGCGCATACGGTCGACGGCATCGGGCAATGGAACACCCAACGCCAGCAAACTGGCCAGCACGGCCATCAAGTTGGCCGCATTAAATCGCCCGAGCAAGGTGCTTTCGATCTGGCTCTCACCCCAAGGCGTGACCACATCCAATACGAAACCATCGCTGAGCATTTGCAAACGACGGGCCCAGACCACGTCGTCGCTCTTCGGCTTCTGAGGCGACAGTGAATAACCGATACGACGCCCAGCCGAGATCTGGCCCGCGGCCAGCTCCCGTCCGAACGCATCGTCCAGATTGAGAATCGCGTACTCCAGCCCCGGCACCTCGAATAGACGCCGCTTGGCGGCCGCATAAGCCTCCTGGCTGCCGTGATAGTCGAGGTGGTCTCGCGTCAGCTGGGTCAAGATCGCCTGGTTGAATCCCACCGCATTCAGACGCCCCTGCACTAGACCGTGGGATGAAGCCTCCATGACCGCCCAGCGCACACCGGCATCGGCCATATCGGCCAAGGCCGCCTGTACGCCGACGGCATCCGGCGTGGTGTACCCGCTGGGTTCAAGCGCATCGACCAGGCCATTGCCCAGTGTGCCGATGATGCCCGCGCGAGCGCGGTCCTGGTCCAACGCTTGGGCCAGAAAATGCGTGACCGAACTTTTACCATCGGTGCCAGTGACGCCGATCACCGTCATGCGGCGCGCTGGTTGTCCGTAAAACCGCGCGGCAATGGCGCCCAGCTCTCCAGCGAGTCCATCAATCCAGCAGACTGCTACGCCAAGCCCGCGAACATCGCATTCACGGTTACGTGCCGCGCCATCGGCCAATACGGCCACTGCACCGCGAGCCACCGCGTCCGCCGCGTGTGTCAGGCCATGCTCGCGCAGACCCGGCAACGCGACAAAGACATCGCCCGGCCTGACACGCCGGCTGTCCTGGGTCAGCCCGGATATAGTGGCGCTCTGCGGCAATGCCTGTTCGCACCATCCGGCAAGCAGCTCACCCAAGACCCATTCGCGCGCTGCGATCATGCCACCGCTCCCTGGGCTTCCGGAACAGGCCCTGCCTGCATTACATCGATGTCATCGGGGGGATATCGAGCAGGCGCAACGCACCGGACATCACCTCGCGGAAGACGGGCGCCGCCACCTGACCACCGTAATATTTGCCGCCCTGCGGGTCATCGATCATCACCACCGCAACCAGCCGCGGTCGGGTTGCCGGAACGATACCCGCAAACACCGCCGTGTACTTATCCTCCGCATAATCGCCCTGGCTGGTCAGACGATGCGCCGTACCGGTCTTACCGGCGACGGTATAACCCGGAATATGCGCCGCATAGCCGGTCCCCATGGGGGTGACCACCGAACGCAGCATCGTGCGCATCTGATCGGCTATGTGCTGCGGCAGCACACGCTTGCCGCCGACGGGTGCCGTCGGTTGTACGAAGGTAGCCGGGGCCAGGATGCCGCCGTTGGCCAATGCGCAGTAGGCATGCGCCAACTGCAGCGAAGTGACCGCGATGCCGTAGCCGTAAGCCATGGTGGCCTGATCGATCGGGCGCCAAGTGGTGTAGTTGTGCAAGGTGCCTGTCGATTCGCCTGGAAAACCGCTGTGGGTAATCTGTCCGAAACCGAAATCTCGATACATGGACCAGACGTAATACGGCGGCAGGCTCAGAGAAATCTTGCTCGCCGCCACATTGCTCGATACCTGCAGCACTTGCGTCAGATTGATCCGCCCGAAATCCGAATCGTCCTTGATCGTATGCCCCGCCAGCATGTACCAACCAGGGCCCGTATTGATCTCGGTATTCGGGGTATATTTCCCGCTCAACAATGCTGCCGACAAGGTAAAAGGCTTCATGGTCGAACCGGGCTCGTAGGCATCGGTTACCGCCCGGTTGCGGTACAGGCGCGGCACATAATCCGAGCGCACGTTCGGATTGAAGGTAGGCTGATCGGCCATCGCAACGATGGCGCCGTTGCTCGGATCCATGATCACGATGGAGCCGGACCGCGCCCCATGCGCCACCACGGCGGCCTTGAGGCTGCGGTAGGCGAGATACTGGATCCGCTGGTCGATGCTGGTCACCAGATTGCGTCCCGGTCGCGGCGAATGGATCAAATCCACGTTCTGAACGATCTGACCGAAACCGTTCTTGATGACCCGTTTGGCGCCCGGTTTACCGGTCAACCAGGTGTTGAATTCAAGTTCCAGTCCGTCCTGACCTTGATCGTCGATATTCGTGAACCCGAGCACATGGGAACCCACCTCGCCCATCGGATAGAAGCGCTTGTACTCGCGCATCAACCCCACGCCAGGAACCTTGAGGGCAGCGATACGGCGCCCCATGGCCGGATCGATCAGGCGTTCGACCCAAATGAATTCGCGTCCGGCCTGGCGCGCGCGCTCAACCTGCCCGATCAAGGTGGCGGCATCAAGCCCGAGTAAATCCGCCATGCGAGCCAGCCCTTTGGCATCACTGTCTTGCTGGGGATCGATCCAGACAGAATCCATCGGCGTGCTGATGGCCAAAGGGCGTCCGTTGCGGTCCAGGATCATGCCTCGATGTGCCGGCATATTCACCACGCGCAAAGCGCGCGCGTCTCCCTGCTTACGCAGGAAGGCTCCACGCATAACCTCCAGATCGAAGCCGCGTCCCAAAAGCCCCACGGCACCGACGCCGAATAGCCCCAGCACCAGTTGCCTGCGTCGCTTGAAGTCTGGGCGCGCATTCATGGGCTGATGTACACCGTGTCCGAACTGTCGGGCATGACCATATCCAGCTTGCCTCGCGCGATTCGCTCGACGCGGGAATGGGCTGACCAGACGCTCTGCTCAAGCTCCAGTCTTCCCCATTCCACATTCAAGGCATCGCGCTGAGCGTCGATACGCTCCAGGCGGATAAACAATTGACGCGTCTCGTAAGTGCTGTACACCACACCTAACGCGGTGCCCATCAACGACAATGCAAGCCCCGCCACGACGACCGCCGTCCAGTTCATGCCAGCCGCTCCGCCACGCGCAACACCGCACTGCGCGCACGCGGGTTGTGCGCGACCTCGGCCACAGAGGCGTGAATTGCCTTGCCGACAAGACTGAGCGTCCGGCCCGGTGTCGGTAAATCACGCACGGGCAAATTGCGCGGCGCCTGTTCGCCACGCGCCTGCTCACGCATGAATCGTTTGACGATTCGGTCCTCCAGGGAATGAAAACTGATCACCGCCAGCCGCCCGCCGGGCGACAATATCGAGACGGCCTGTGTCAACGCCTCGCTCAGCTCGTCCAATTCACGATTCACATGAATACGAATGGCCTGGAAACATCGCGTGGCCGGATGCTTGCCTGGTTCGCGGCGGCCAACCACCCCGGCGATCAGATCGGCCAGTTGTGTGGTACGCGTCAATGGGGCCAGCGCGCGTTCGCGCACGATACGACTCGCGATCCTGCGCGCATGGCGCTCTTCGCCAAATGTCCAGAACACGCGGGAAAGCTCGGCCTCCGAGGCCGTATTGATCCAGTCGCCAGCAGGTTCCCCGGATGTCGTATCCATACGCATATCCAGCGGGCCGTCACGCATGAAGCCGAAGCCACGTTCCGCCTGATCCAGTTGTGGCGATGAAACACCCAGATCCATCAGGACCCCTTGTGCCTGTGCATTGCCTGCATGCGCCCGCCAACACGATTCCAAATGTGAAAAGGGGGCGTGCTCAATAGAGAATCGACGATCAACGGCTGCAAGTTCACGCGCTGCCTCCACTGCACTTGGGTCACGATCCAGTCCCAGCAAATGGCCTTCCGGTCCCAGCCGGGCAAGCATCGCGCGACTGTGGCCGCCACGACCGAAGGTCGCGTCGACGTACCCGCCCTCTGCCTTAATCGCCAGTCCCGCCACCGCCTCCTCCAGGAGAACAGCCAGGTGCCCCGAGGATGATTCCGTCACGTTAGAGCGACAACGAGGCCAGCGCCTCGCTCAATCCGCCCTCGAAGGCATCAGATTGCAGCCACTCGTCACGCTGAGCAGCCCAGATTGCCTCGTCCCAAAGCTCGAACTTGTTACCTTGCCCCACCAACACCACATGCTTATCCAGTTTTGCCTGTTCGCGTAGGGTGGGCGCGATCAGAATGCGTGCCTGCCCATCCATTTCGACGTCCGTCGCATATCCCAGGAAGAGGCGCTGCAGCTGCCGGACTTGTGGATTCAGATTCGGGCGCGCCATCACGGAAGCCTCGATACGCTCCCATTCTGGCAATGGGTAAACCAGCAAGCAGCCATCACGATCCACCGTAACCACCAGCTGCCCCCCGCACGAGTCGCGCAGACGATCGCGATACCGTGCCGGCATCGCCACGCGTCCCTTCGAATCGATATTGAGATTGGTGACACCGCGAAACACGCGAACCCCCGCCAGATGGATCGTGCCAGGATCAAATACCCACTTTTCACCACTTCACCCCACACCGCGACACTATAGGTGCGGCATCAGGTGGCGTCAAGCAAGCCGACAGGCCGTCTATCTGGAAGATTGTCTTTTATACACAATGGCTTACACGTCACGCCTAGAGCTGGACGCACACCAACCCACGACTACCAAACGCCGTGCAATCAGGATGTTGCATACGAAAGATGATGTACAACATGAGAAAAATGCGGCCGCCACCCCGCCCGAGTGGTGACTCGCGGCGGTCGGGTGGAGAAAGGTGGGGAGTCGGCCGATAAGCCGGGTTCTGTCGGGGACAGTCATTCATCTGGGACGTACGTCACCGCACGCCTCAAGCGACCTACCCGGACGCGATGCGGGCCACATCATAGCGTCCCTATTTGGTCTTGCTCCGGATGGGGTTTACCGTGCCGCGGTATGTTGCCACCCGCGCGGTGCGCTCTTACCGCACCTTTTCACCCTTACCTGTATCCCCGAAGGGCTCATCGGCGGTTTATTTTCTGTGGCACTTTCCGTCGGCTCGCGCCGCCCAGGCGTTACCTGGCATCCTGCCCTACGGAGCCCGGACTTTCCTCCCCGCCGTAAAGACGGAGCGACTGCCTGGCCAACTCCCCGCGGGAGAATACCACAGCCGGCATCGCCTCAAGTGCGCGATTGCCGCCGGGACATTATTCGCCTTCTCTCTCCTGCTTGGCCTGTTGAGCAGCGCGGTACAACGCCTGTCGCGAACCACCCGTGATGCGGGCGGCCAGATCCGCCGCCTGACGCGTCGGCAGCGCCGCCGCCAACACCGCAATCACATGCGCCGCAGATATGCCGGATGTATCGTCGGGCACGGCATCCGTCGCACCCTCCACCATCACCACGAACTCGCCGCGCCGATGATCCTCGTTCACCGCAATCCAGGCGACCAAATCTCCCAAAGGCGCGGAAACGACTTGCTCAAAATGCTTGGTCAGCTCTCGTGCCACCACGGCACGGCGCGCCGTGCCGAAGGCCTGTGCCATATCCTCAAGGCAATCCGCGATGCGGTGACTCGATTCATAAAAGACAAGCGTACCGGTCTCGCGCACCAGCGCCTGCAGATAGGTTCGCCTTTTGGCACCCCGTGCGGGTAGAAACCCCTCGAATACGAAGCGATCCGTTGGCAATCCTGAAACCGATAGTGCCGCGATCACCGCGCTAGGCCCAGGAATAGGGCTAACCCGCCAGCCAGCCTCGCGCACCGCGCGTACCAGACGGAACCCCGGATCACTGATCAGCGGCGTGCCCGCGTCGGAAACCAGAGCCACTGACTGCCCCTCAGCCAGCGCCTGCAATATCACAGGGACGCGCGCGGTCTCATTATGCTCATGCAAGCTCAAATATCGCGCCTTCAAACCCAAATGGGAAAGCAGGCGCTGGGTCACACGCGTGTCCTCCGCAGCAATCAATCCCACTGCGCCCAACACCGCGCGGGCTCGGTCGCTGATATCCCCGAGGTTCCCCAGGGGCGTGGCCACGATGTAAAGCACACTCTCTTCAATTGACACGTTGCCTTCCAGTCCAGATACTGAGCCACCCGTTCAAGCGCATAGGGCCCATGATACACGGGCGTACCCATACGATGACCCGACGCGTCATCACCCGACTCAGTCTGACCTCGTGTGTCGTCCTGCTCCTGGGCGCCTGCGCGCAGACACCCACGCATCAGGTCGCCTCGTGGGAGCAACAGGCGCAGACCCAGCTGCAGGCCGGCCACCCGACCATGGCCGCGGACACCTACCTCAAGGCGGCAGCCAGCCTCCTCCCGCCACAACGCCAGCAACTCATGCTCAAGGCCGCTTCGCTATTGCTGCAGGCCCGACTACCGACTCGCGCGCGCGCCGTTATCGAGGCCATCAGCCCGACCGGCATGAGCCCAGACGATCTTGCAAGTAAGGCAACACTCGCCGCGCGCGTGGCGTTGTTTGAGCATCAGCCCAGTGAGGCCCTTGCTGCCTTACCCACCGACACCACAGGCCTATCCGCCCCCGTGGCCGCCGAACTGCTTGACGTTCGCGCCCAGGCCGAGCAACTCAACGGCAATCTGCTGGGCGCCATCCAGGCCAGAATCGCGCGCGCGCCAATGCTGGTGCAAGCTCAAGCCATCGACGACAATCGACACGCGCTCTGGGAAACCCTCAGCCAGGCCAGCCCCACACAGACGCGACTGTGGCTGCAGCAGGCCAGCACACCGACACTCAAGTCCTGGCTTGCGCTAGCCCTGATCGCCAAAACCACGCCAGCCGCACCCACTGCACTGACCCAGGCCATCGCGCGCTGGCGCCAGCAATATCCACAAATATCGGATGCCGACCCTATTATCGATGCTTTGAAGGCTCAGTGGCAGGCAATGCAGGTCTACCCGGCCCATATCGCCGTATTGCTACCGCTTTCCGGCCACTTCGAACCGGTCGCCCAAGCGATTCTCGACGGCGTATTGACCGCGTACTATCGTCACAGCCAGCAGACGGATGCCCCCGACGTCAATCTGCGTGTATATGACACCGCGGCGGTCCAACCCAGCCAGATCATGACCCTCTATGCTCGCGCGGTGCGGAATGGCGCCCAATACGTCATCGGACCACTGGATCGCGACGCCGTCACCCAGCTGGCGCAATCGGGTCAGCTCTCCGTGCCGACCCTTGCGCTGAATCGAGTGGCCAACGGCACCCCGCTCCCCGGACAGCTCTATCAATTCGGGCTCATACCCGAAAGCGAGGCCAGTCAGGTGGCCGAGCGAGCCAGCCTCGACGGACACAGCCGCGCCATCGTGCTCGTGCCGGACAGCAACTGGGGCAGCCGGGTGGCCACGGCCTTTACCGATCGTTTTCAACAGCTCGGGGGCAGGTTCTGGCCACGGGACGCTACGACCCTACCGCCTCCGACTTCACGCCCGCCATCGTCAACA comes from the Acidihalobacter yilgarnensis genome and includes:
- the rsmH gene encoding 16S rRNA (cytosine(1402)-N(4))-methyltransferase RsmH; its protein translation is MTESSSGHLAVLLEEAVAGLAIKAEGGYVDATFGRGGHSRAMLARLGPEGHLLGLDRDPSAVEAARELAAVDRRFSIEHAPFSHLESCWRAHAGNAQAQGVLMDLGVSSPQLDQAERGFGFMRDGPLDMRMDTTSGEPAGDWINTASEAELSRVFWTFGEERHARRIASRIVRERALAPLTRTTQLADLIAGVVGRREPGKHPATRCFQAIRIHVNRELDELSEALTQAVSILSPGGRLAVISFHSLEDRIVKRFMREQARGEQAPRNLPVRDLPTPGRTLSLVGKAIHASVAEVAHNPRARSAVLRVAERLA
- a CDS encoding penicillin-binding protein activator — its product is MTRRVITRLSLTSCVVLLLGACAQTPTHQVASWEQQAQTQLQAGHPTMAADTYLKAAASLLPPQRQQLMLKAASLLLQARLPTRARAVIEAISPTGMSPDDLASKATLAARVALFEHQPSEALAALPTDTTGLSAPVAAELLDVRAQAEQLNGNLLGAIQARIARAPMLVQAQAIDDNRHALWETLSQASPTQTRLWLQQASTPTLKSWLALALIAKTTPAAPTALTQAIARWRQQYPQISDADPIIDALKAQWQAMQVYPAHIAVLLPLSGHFEPVAQAILDGVLTAYYRHSQQTDAPDVNLRVYDTAAVQPSQIMTLYARAVRNGAQYVIGPLDRDAVTQLAQSGQLSVPTLALNRVANGTPLPGQLYQFGLIPESEASQVAERASLDGHSRAIVLVPDSNWGSRVATAFTDRFQQLGGRFWPRDATTLPPPTSRPPSSTPSTSITATQGAGRYLPLSDDQSTSRRGVARMST
- the ftsL gene encoding cell division protein FtsL; the encoded protein is MNWTAVVVAGLALSLMGTALGVVYSTYETRQLFIRLERIDAQRDALNVEWGRLELEQSVWSAHSRVERIARGKLDMVMPDSSDTVYISP
- the rsmI gene encoding 16S rRNA (cytidine(1402)-2'-O)-methyltransferase, whose product is MSIEESVLYIVATPLGNLGDISDRARAVLGAVGLIAAEDTRVTQRLLSHLGLKARYLSLHEHNETARVPVILQALAEGQSVALVSDAGTPLISDPGFRLVRAVREAGWRVSPIPGPSAVIAALSVSGLPTDRFVFEGFLPARGAKRRTYLQALVRETGTLVFYESSHRIADCLEDMAQAFGTARRAVVARELTKHFEQVVSAPLGDLVAWIAVNEDHRRGEFVVMVEGATDAVPDDTSGISAAHVIAVLAAALPTRQAADLAARITGGSRQALYRAAQQAKQEREGE
- the mraZ gene encoding division/cell wall cluster transcriptional repressor MraZ, producing MFRGVTNLNIDSKGRVAMPARYRDRLRDSCGGQLVVTVDRDGCLLVYPLPEWERIEASVMARPNLNPQVRQLQRLFLGYATDVEMDGQARILIAPTLREQAKLDKHVVLVGQGNKFELWDEAIWAAQRDEWLQSDAFEGGLSEALASLSL
- a CDS encoding UDP-N-acetylmuramoyl-L-alanyl-D-glutamate--2,6-diaminopimelate ligase, translating into MIAAREWVLGELLAGWCEQALPQSATISGLTQDSRRVRPGDVFVALPGLREHGLTHAADAVARGAVAVLADGAARNRECDVRGLGVAVCWIDGLAGELGAIAARFYGQPARRMTVIGVTGTDGKSSVTHFLAQALDQDRARAGIIGTLGNGLVDALEPSGYTTPDAVGVQAALADMADAGVRWAVMEASSHGLVQGRLNAVGFNQAILTQLTRDHLDYHGSQEAYAAAKRRLFEVPGLEYAILNLDDAFGRELAAGQISAGRRIGYSLSPQKPKSDDVVWARRLQMLSDGFVLDVVTPWGESQIESTLLGRFNAANLMAVLASLLALGVPLPDAVDRMRVVRPVPGRMERFGQPGTPVAVVDYAHTPGALEAVLTSLRRHGAERLCCVFGAGGDRDRGKRSLMGAVATQLADRVIVTDDNPRSEDPAAIVEDILSGLPHRQGVVVIHDRVAAVRHALDSARPGEVVLIAGKGHESMQITAAGAQPCSDRDTVAAWFAALEVAS
- a CDS encoding peptidoglycan D,D-transpeptidase FtsI family protein → MNARPDFKRRRQLVLGLFGVGAVGLLGRGFDLEVMRGAFLRKQGDARALRVVNMPAHRGMILDRNGRPLAISTPMDSVWIDPQQDSDAKGLARMADLLGLDAATLIGQVERARQAGREFIWVERLIDPAMGRRIAALKVPGVGLMREYKRFYPMGEVGSHVLGFTNIDDQGQDGLELEFNTWLTGKPGAKRVIKNGFGQIVQNVDLIHSPRPGRNLVTSIDQRIQYLAYRSLKAAVVAHGARSGSIVIMDPSNGAIVAMADQPTFNPNVRSDYVPRLYRNRAVTDAYEPGSTMKPFTLSAALLSGKYTPNTEINTGPGWYMLAGHTIKDDSDFGRINLTQVLQVSSNVAASKISLSLPPYYVWSMYRDFGFGQITHSGFPGESTGTLHNYTTWRPIDQATMAYGYGIAVTSLQLAHAYCALANGGILAPATFVQPTAPVGGKRVLPQHIADQMRTMLRSVVTPMGTGYAAHIPGYTVAGKTGTAHRLTSQGDYAEDKYTAVFAGIVPATRPRLVAVVMIDDPQGGKYYGGQVAAPVFREVMSGALRLLDIPPMTSM